From the Paenibacillus sp. MMS20-IR301 genome, the window TTCATAGATGCCGGCCCGGGTGATGCAGCTGCCGCGCCTGCCGAGAAGAAAGAAGCTTCTGCTGCTTCTGCCAAGGCTGGCGGAAATGGAGCCAAGGTGGCGCCGGTAAAGGGAGGGGCGGCGTCATCTGCTGCAGCTCTTAGTGCCTCAGCTGGCACAAACGGGAATGCCGGTACGGATGCAGGCGGGGAAACGCCGAAGGTAAAGTTCTTTGTATGGGAGCTGCTGCAGAAGCTGTGGAGCTGGATTTGCGGGCTGTTTGCCTGAGCTGGCCGCTGCGGCAGATTTTGAAATCTACAGTTTTCATGCCGGATATGGTACGATGAAGGCTGAACCTAGAGCAGATTGATTGCGGCTCCGCTAGCTGGAGCCGTTTTTGGTCATTTCTGCTTCTGCTGCAAATGATCATAGAGGAAAGCTTGTGATGAGATGACAGAATTTAAGGATTCTCCGTTTGCGGCCCAGCGCCGGAGCGGACATATAGATTCGACACTGTACTGGTGTCTGGCTGCCGGTGAAGTGGAAGAAGCGGCTAAGAGTGAGGAAGCTACAGCGGCCTTGCTGAGCGGAAGTGACCGGGAAGCGATTGCTGAGGCGGCAGCCTTGCTGCAAAGCGGAAGTACGGTGGCTTTTCCAACGGAAACGGTGTACGGCCTGGGTGCGGATGCGCGGAATACCTCCGCCGTAGAGGCGGTATTCGCCGCCAAGGGCCGTCCTTCGGACAATCCGCTGATTGTACACATCGCCCGGCGCAGTGACCTGGAGCTTCTGGCTACGGAGGTGCATCCGGTAGCGGCGCTGCTGATCGATGCCTTCTGGCCCGGACCGCTGACGCTGGTGCTGCCTGTCCGTCCCGGCGTGCTCTCGCCGCTCGTTACGGCGGGGCTTGATACGGTTGGCGTGCGGATGCCGGACCACCCGGTGGCGCTGGCGCTGCTGCGCGCCGCCGGTTGTCCGGTTGCCGCGCCCAGCGCCAACCGCTCCGGGCGGCCGAGCCCTACGCTGGCTGCCCATGTGATGGAGGACCTCGCCGGGTATATCGGCGGGGTGCTGGACGGCGGCGCCTCGGGAGTCGGCCTCGAGTCGACCGTGGTGCAGGTGCAGCCGGACGGGACGGTAGCTGTGCTCCGTCCCGGCGGCATCACCGCCGAGCAGCTCGCGGCGGTGACCGGCACTGCCGCGGCCGGCGCGGAGCCGGAGAGTCCTGCGGACACGGCCGCCGGACTCTCCGGCGGCGCGTCCGTGCCTGCGGCCGGCGGCGACAGCAGCCCGGCGCCGCGCGCGCCGGG encodes:
- a CDS encoding L-threonylcarbamoyladenylate synthase gives rise to the protein MTEFKDSPFAAQRRSGHIDSTLYWCLAAGEVEEAAKSEEATAALLSGSDREAIAEAAALLQSGSTVAFPTETVYGLGADARNTSAVEAVFAAKGRPSDNPLIVHIARRSDLELLATEVHPVAALLIDAFWPGPLTLVLPVRPGVLSPLVTAGLDTVGVRMPDHPVALALLRAAGCPVAAPSANRSGRPSPTLAAHVMEDLAGYIGGVLDGGASGVGLESTVVQVQPDGTVAVLRPGGITAEQLAAVTGTAAAGAEPESPADTAAGLSGGASVPAAGGDSSPAPRAPGMKYTHYAPRGALSVVRGSSPQRVADTAADLLQAAQQAGGITGLLLFEEHRALYPASPAACVVTLGPLSSPEESARSLYAALRRFDEAGATYILAEACPVTGLGAAIMNRLMKAAGEAVIDAG